DNA from Methanomassiliicoccus luminyensis B10:
ATGTACTTCGAGTACTCCGTGAACGAGAAGGTGGCCATGGAGGTCGCCGGGGCCGCCGCCGTGTCGGGGGTGAGGTCCTTTGTCTTCATGAAGCACGTCGGGCTGAACGTCGCCTCCGATGCCTTCATGTCCCTCTCCTACACCGGAGTGCGCGCTGGCATGGTGGTGATGACCGCCGACGATCCGTCCTGCCACTCCTCCCAGAACGAGCAGGACAACCGCTTCTACGCCAAGCTCGGCCTGGTGCCCATGCTGGAGCCGTCCACTCCCGCGGAGTGCAAGGACATGGTGATGGAGGCGTTCCGCGTCTCCGAGGCCCTGGGCACCCCGGTGCTGCTCAGAACGACCACCCGCGTGAACCACGCCCGGGGGGCCGTCGAGTTGGGGACCCCCGCCCTCGGCAAGAGGAAGAGCGTGTTCGAGAAGGACCCCCGGCGGTTCGTGACGGTGCCCGCCAACGCCCGCCTGGGCCGCGTGGAGCAGCTGAAGCGCATGGAAAAGGCGCTGGAGATGGCGGAAGCGTCGCCGCTCAACTTCGTGGACGGCAGCTCCGACATCGGGGTCATCGCCAGCGGCGTCGCCTACACCTACGCCAGGGAATGGCTCGACGGCGTGGCCGTGCTCAAGCTGGGATTCTCCTATCCGGTGCCGGAAAGGATGGTGCTGGACTTCCTGCGCGGCAAGAAGACGGTCGTGGTCCTGGAAGAGCTAGAGCCCATCCTGGAGGATGAGGTGCGCAGGATCGCGCAGCAGTCTGGCATCAACGTGGAGATACTGGGCAAGAGGACCGGGCATCTGCCCCGCGCGTTCGAATACTCGCCTGATCTCATTCTCGCTCTGAGATCGGTCCTGCCGGTCCGGAAGGAGAAGGAGCCGCTGCCGATGCCGGCGCTCAAGGTCCCGTCCCGCCCGCCGGTGCTGTGCGCTGGCTGTCCCCACCGTGCCACCTTCTATGCGGCCAAGAAAGCCGTCGGAAGAGAGGGGGCGATCTACTCCACCGACATAGGGTGCTATACTCTGGGGGTCCAGCCGCCGATGCGGACCGCCGACCTCACACTGTGCATGGGCTCGTCGGTCGGTGCGGCTAACGGGTTCTCCGAGGTCACGGACCAGAAGGTGGTCGGTTTCATCGGCGATTCGACGTTCTTCCATGGCGGCATACCGGGGCTGATCAATGCTGTGTACAACAAGCACAAGTTCCTGCTGGTCATACTCGACAACCGCACTACCGCCATGACCGGCCACCAGCCCAATCCGGGCACCGGGAGGGACTACGGGGGCATCGAGTCCCCGCCCCTTCCCATCGAGCCGCTGGTGCGGGCGTGCGGCATACAATACGTCAAGACGGTGGACCCGTACGACCTCCGGACCACCACCGAGGCGATGAAGGAAGCATTGGCGTTCGACGGCCCCTCGGTCGTCATCGCCGAGCGCGCCTGCCCCCTGGCCATGAAGAAGGGAGGAAAGCTCGCTCCCACCATATATGAAGTGGACCAGGAGAAGTGCGTGCACTGCTATACCTGCGTGGCCAAGTTCTCCTGCCCCGCCCTGAGCAAGGAGGGCGGCGACGTCAAGGTCGACGCGGCCTCCTGCATCGGGTGCGGCGGCTGTGCTCAGGTGTGCCCCAAGAACGCCATCGGGGTGGTACAATGAAGTACAACGTGCAGCTGGTGGGCGTGGGCGGTCAGGGCGTGCTCTTGGCGTCCGCCGTCCTGGGGGGCGCGGCAGTGGCCGAGGGCCTCGAGGTGGCGATGTCGGAGGTGCACGGCATGGCCCAGCGCGGCGGCAGCGTCCTCTGCTCGGTGCGCATGGGGCAAGGGGTCATCAGCCCCCTGATACCCGCGGGCGGGGCGGATCTGCTGCTGGGGTTCGAGCCAGCGGAAACGTACCGGCACCTCGGCACCGTGAACAGGGACAGCTGCATAATCACCAACGTTACCCCGGTCGTGCCGATCAGCGCTTCCATCGGGCAGGACGCCTACCCGCCGGTGGACGAGATCATCGCGGCCATGCGGTCCGTCAGCGGTAACGTGATATCCATCGACGCTACCGCCAAGGCGATCGAGGCGGGCAAGGCCATCGCCGCCAACTCCGTGCTCATCGGCGCGATGTCCGCGGTTAAGGGCTTCCCGCTGTCCCCGGAGAGGATGCTCGATTCCCTGCTGCAGCTCGTGCCTGCCAAGGCCAGGGATATAAATGTAAGAGCGTTCGAGATGGGCTTCGACGAGGTCACAAGGTCCGCGAAGAGCTAGGGCACCTATATTTGCCGCATGTCATATATGGACGGAGATCCCGCGTGAGATTCACTGTCTGGGGAGCCTTAGCGGTATGCCTCTTGCTATCGGCATCGAATATGGCCGGTGGCGCTGCCGCGGATTGGGACGGCGATGCGGACATAGGCCCGACGAGCGTCACTGGGGGCAAGTTCCAGTGCACCGTGGACCTCACCAATGGCGGGACGGCGGACCTTCACGTGACGGAGGTCGTATACTCTATCGTCTGGCCGTTCGATCCGATAATGGAGGGGCAGAACCGGTGGATCGAGAAGGTGACGATATTCCAGGGCGAGCAGGTCATCACCCCGGGGGGATCTCATCTCTTCGTCGGACAGGTCAGCGCAGATGGCAGTGGCGGTTTCAGGTCCGAGGTCTTGGTGACCGCATATGCCGAGGGGGAGCCCCCTTCGGTCCGCGTTTTCACAGGGGATATCGCCATGGCAGAGTCGGCCCCCGCGGACCCTGTGCCTCTGATGGCTGGCATTCTGGTAGCGTCGCTTGCGTTCATGGGGATGATAATTTACTACTATGTCAAGAACGACATACCTCTTCATATGCCATTATTGTGGGCTCGGCCTCATGCCAGGATAAAGGTTGTCAGGAACTGCCCGTCCTGCGAGAGGGAGATACCCAATGACTCGAAGCTGTGTCCATACTGCGGCCGGAAGTTGTGAACGATGCGATCTGGTCAGCGGACCGTCGCCACCAGCTGCTTCCCGTACTCCACGATGACCCTCTGGTATCCTCGCAGCTCATCGTCCAGCAGGATATCGCCGGTGTCGACCCTCAGCGTCCTGGTCTCCCTCATCTTCAGCGGAGTAGCCAGCACCACCACGTTCTTCACCCCCGCCTTCCAGATGACCTCGGGGGAGATCTGCTGGTTCCCGCGTCCGAAGATGAAGCCCTGCTGCCCGATGGGTGTCACCACGATTCGCGCGTCGGGGTAGGAATCCAAAAGCGCCAGCAAGGCGGCCTCGTCGGCGTCCTTGGCCACCTGCTTCCAGTCGTACACCGCGTCCACGCCCAACAATGTCTTGTCGATGCCCAGCTTCCGCCCCACCGCCTCCATGGTGGTCCCGGGCCCAAGGATGTACAGCACGCTGGCCTGCATCTCCCCCACGAAGTACTCTGCCAGGGCGTCCTTCATCTCGTCCTCGGTGCCCCCGCCCCAGGCGACCTTGAACGGCTGCATCAGGGCCGGCTCCTCGGGGGCAGCATGTATCCGTACAGGGACGAGGAGATGCGCCCCCCGCGGAACTGCTCCTCGTCGATGTCCATGACCTCGGTGCGGCGGGAGGGAAGGTCCTCTATTCTCCACCGCCTGAGCAGCGCCCCGGCGTCGCGGGGGGTGTTGGCGAACACCCCGGACTGCATCTTGACGCCGGAGGGTATGCCGATGACCGGGACGCTCTCCCCAACGGCGTCCATGACGTCCCTGGCGGTGCCGTCGCCGCCGGTGAACACCAGGATGTCGATGCCCGCCTCCAGCAGCGCCCGGCACGCCTCGCGGGTGTCGGCGTCATACGTCTCGGGGCCGGGGCGGCATACCACCAGTGGGTCGGCGCCGAACGTCCTGAGGACATCCTCGCCCATGGCCCCGCCGGCGGTGAGGAACTCGTACCCCTCGAGGTCGCCGGCCGCCCGCAGTGCTTCGGCGGTCCGCTCCTGCGAGATCGGAGAGGCGCCCCTGCGCCTCGCTTCGTCCAAGGTCGCGGGGGAGTCCGTTCCTTTCAGGCCCACCGCTCCGCCCATGCCGGCGATGGGGTTGATGACCAGACCGACGCGCACGGGACCATGATTGGCAGCGGAATGATATATCATTGCCGAGAACAGGACTGATAGAATATGGAGGGGGCGGGAGGGTCATCCTCCGCGCCCTTTCCTGAGATGTTTTGGAGAGCTTATCTTGACATCAGCTCGGGGGTCATGGCCTCGGCGAAAGGCATCGCAGAGGTCGGAGCGTCCGCATTGATCAGCTCGGCCACGGGGGCAACCGCGGGGCGGGGCATGACCTCGGCACGGCACTCCGCGCCGTGAAGGGCCTCGGCCATCTCGTCCTTGAACTGGGACATGATGTCCGTGGTGATCTGGGAGGACACCGAGTCGATGATCTTGTTTATGGACATGTCCATGATGGAGAAGCTCTCGGTCATGGTGTAGTCCCCGGCGATCTGCAGGAGCTTGTCGTTATCCAGGACGACAGTGGTACCGGCGACGCTTTTCAGCTTCCCGATGCCGGCCCTGGCGGCATCCTGCCTGCAAGCCTCGTAAGAGAACGGGTTGATGGCGATGGCGAACGTCACCGCGTTAAGCCCCTTGGCGACCTCTGCCACCACAGGAGCGGACCCGGTGCCGGTGCCGCCGCCCATTCCGGCGACGATGAAGACGATGTCGCTGCCGTCGAGGACCCTCTCAAGGGCAGCCCTGGCATTCTTCGCGCAGCGCTCCCCGACCTCAGGATACCCGCCGGCGCCCACGCCGTGGGTGACGTCCTTGCCGATGAGGACCTTCTTGTGCGCGTCAACCTTCTCGAGCTTGCTCTCGTCGGTGTTCACCGCGATGGTCTCGACGTTCTTGTTGGCCCAGTAGATGCTGTGCACGACGTTGTTGCCAGCGCCGCCGCACCCCACCACGGTTATCCTGGGCTCCATAGGCACCTTGTTCAGGTTCGTAACGTTCTTCTCGCTCTCCATTTGTATCGTCCCCTCTCCATATCGACCTGTGCAGCAGGCGAGCTGACCGGTGTGGATAAAACCGTGCATCCCATCCCTTCTGCCAGACTTGCCCATCTAGCTGAGCTTTATCCCCGTTACATCTGCACCTGGCTCTGGAAGGCTTCCACTTTCGCTTTCTTGATGGCCTCCAGGGTCTGCTTGGTGTCGATGTACTTCTCCCTTACGCACTCCACGACCGCTTCCTCGGCGGAATTGTATATTCCTGCCCGTACCGAGCTGACGATAGTGTCGTGCGCCATCCGGGGGATCTCCACGGTGATCACGTTGTCCTTTGCTACCGGAGCGACGCTGACCTCCTGGGACCCTCCCTCGAGATTCTCTATGAACGAGCGGAAAGCGATCCTCGCGAAGTGGGAGCGGTTGGAGTACTCCGGGTGTCTCTCGATGAACTCATCGAGGAGCACCAGGTCCTCGGCTTCCAATCTCAGTGAGATCCTTTCTCCGTCCATTCGTAGCTCTCCTGCTTGCTCAGGTCTAAACTACCTAATAGTATGCCTCGTATTTAAAAATATGTCAAAATATGTCAGTCGTATTATTTTGTCATATCGATGCAGATACTTAGATTTTTTTCTAGCCAGAGAGCCCGTTTTGGGTATATACGGCTTTGCCCGGGGTGTCCGAAAGTGCCTCCTCCCGCGCGATATGACATACCTGTTCGCACTCGGGCGGCCCGGCGCCCCGCAGGCATTGCAAGGGAATCTAGCACCAAAAAGGGCCATCAAATATCCTATTAATACAAGTTGCATATACCTGGCCAAAAGGTGCGCCGATGTCTGAATGGACAGCTCAGATAGAAGCAAAGTGGCAGGAGCGGTGGTATGCCGCGAAGATCAATGAGTCCGAGAGGGACTCCAGACCGAAGTTCATGATCATCTTCGCGTACCCCGGTTTGACAGGCTACCTGCACGTCGGCCACATGCGCGGCTACACCTATGTGGACGCCATCGGGCGCTACATGAGGATGTCTGGCTACAATGTCCTCTTCCCGGTAGGCACTCACGCCACCGGCAATGGGGCCATCTCCCTGGCGAAAAGAATAAGGGAACGGGACCAGAAGACCATCGACTACCTGCTGGCGAACGGCTGCCCGCCGGAGAAGATCTCCGAGCTGGACGACCCGGTGTCAGTGGTCAAGTTCTTCAACCAGGTGTACGTGAACCAGTACTGGAAGAGGTTCGGCTTCCTGTCTGACTGGCGCCGGTTCACCAGCACCATCAATCCCGACTACAGCAAATTCATCCAATGGCAATTCCGGAAGCTTCACGACGCTGGCCTGCTGATACAGAAGCCTTACTATGCCCCGGCCTGCGTGGAGTGCGGCCCGGTAGCGGTGGACGCATCAGAGACGGACATCTCCAAAGGCGGGACCGCCGAGACCAATGAGTACACACTCCTCAAGTTCAAGTGCGAGGACTTCTACCTGGTCGCTGCTACTCTGCGGCCGGAGACGGTGTATGGTCAGGTCAACTTCTGGATCAATCCTGACGTGGAATATGTCAAAATAAGGCGCGGCGATGAGACCTGGGTCATAAGCCGCCCCTCCTTCGAGAAGATGAAGTACCAGAAGGACGGCCTCGAGATCGTCGGCACCGTCGCGGGCGCCGACCTCATCGGCAAGATGGCCCTGGCTCCCGTCATACACCGCCAGATACCGGTGCTGCCGGCATCGTTCGCCAAGCCCGAGGTCGGCACCGGCCTCGTGACCAGCGTCCCGTCGGACGCGCCGGACGACTGGATATCCCTGAAGATTCTCCAGGATGACGACGCCGCCCTGGCCAAGTACCACCTCGATCCCGAGACGGTCAAGGCCATCAAACCGATCCCCATCATCGAGACCAAGGGGTACGGACCCCTGCCGGCGGTGGAGATGATCGAAAGGCTCGGCATAACCAGGTCCGGCGACCCCCGGCTGGATGAAGCGAAGAAAGCCATCTACAAGGACGGCTTCCACACCGGGAAGATGAACTCGAACGCCGGGGAGTTCTCCGGCCTGAAGGTCGAGGAAGCCAAGGAGCTAATCAAGCAGATGATGATCAAGAGCGGCGAGGCCGAGCTGTTCTTCGACCTGTCCGAGGAAGTGGTATGCCGGTGCGGGCGCCCCGTGGTAATAAAGAAGGTCGATGACCAGTGGTTCATCGACTACGCCAATGCCGCCCTCACGGAGAACACCAAGGCCCACTGCCGCGCCATGCACATCCTGCCCCAGGAGTACTACGTGAACGTCCAGGGCGTGCTGGACTGGTTCAGGGAGAGGGCCTGCGTGAGGCAGGGCAACTGGCTCGGCACGCGCTTCCCGTATGACGACAAGTGGATCATCGAGGCCATCTCCGATTCCACTCTTTATCCGGTATACTACCTTGTAGCGCATTACTACAACTGCGGGCAGCTGACCGCGGACCAGATGACCGAGGCCTTCTTCGACTACGTGCTCCTGAACAAGGGCGAAGCGTCCGAGGTGTCCAAGAAGACCGGCGTCAGCGCCGAGCTTCTGGACCGCATCAAGCAGGACGTGTACTACTGGTACCCCCTGGACATCAACCTGGGCGGCAAGGAGCACATGACCGTGCACTTCCCCGCCTTCCTGAAGAAC
Protein-coding regions in this window:
- the leuS gene encoding leucine--tRNA ligase, whose translation is MSEWTAQIEAKWQERWYAAKINESERDSRPKFMIIFAYPGLTGYLHVGHMRGYTYVDAIGRYMRMSGYNVLFPVGTHATGNGAISLAKRIRERDQKTIDYLLANGCPPEKISELDDPVSVVKFFNQVYVNQYWKRFGFLSDWRRFTSTINPDYSKFIQWQFRKLHDAGLLIQKPYYAPACVECGPVAVDASETDISKGGTAETNEYTLLKFKCEDFYLVAATLRPETVYGQVNFWINPDVEYVKIRRGDETWVISRPSFEKMKYQKDGLEIVGTVAGADLIGKMALAPVIHRQIPVLPASFAKPEVGTGLVTSVPSDAPDDWISLKILQDDDAALAKYHLDPETVKAIKPIPIIETKGYGPLPAVEMIERLGITRSGDPRLDEAKKAIYKDGFHTGKMNSNAGEFSGLKVEEAKELIKQMMIKSGEAELFFDLSEEVVCRCGRPVVIKKVDDQWFIDYANAALTENTKAHCRAMHILPQEYYVNVQGVLDWFRERACVRQGNWLGTRFPYDDKWIIEAISDSTLYPVYYLVAHYYNCGQLTADQMTEAFFDYVLLNKGEASEVSKKTGVSAELLDRIKQDVYYWYPLDINLGGKEHMTVHFPAFLKNHVAVLPEQLWPRGIFVNWYVTGKLGKISKSKGGAEPIPDAAGRFGVDTLRLYYAHIAAPFADVEWDESNIVNYSSRIDRVLRTIEELKGLGGSEVKSVDRWLLSRMSNRAAAIQKAMEEFDLRKLANEVYFETLTDLRWYMRRGGDNKETAAKALQAWVRMMAPITPHIAEEMWEGIGGEGFVSKASYPVAAEGDIDPPAEEAEQYLEDVMTDVNEILRVTGITPKRVLIYTTTQWKKDIFAIALDMAKGKQLSVPGVTKAVMARDDLKRRGKESADFARKIAEDLLKRSENELARLSIDIDEQAYLSDAAAFLSSDMGCEVRVCSADDASAPDPQKKSRAAQPRRPAIFVE
- a CDS encoding ATP-NAD kinase family protein, which translates into the protein MQPFKVAWGGGTEDEMKDALAEYFVGEMQASVLYILGPGTTMEAVGRKLGIDKTLLGVDAVYDWKQVAKDADEAALLALLDSYPDARIVVTPIGQQGFIFGRGNQQISPEVIWKAGVKNVVVLATPLKMRETRTLRVDTGDILLDDELRGYQRVIVEYGKQLVATVR
- a CDS encoding ribbon-helix-helix domain-containing protein; protein product: MDGERISLRLEAEDLVLLDEFIERHPEYSNRSHFARIAFRSFIENLEGGSQEVSVAPVAKDNVITVEIPRMAHDTIVSSVRAGIYNSAEEAVVECVREKYIDTKQTLEAIKKAKVEAFQSQVQM
- a CDS encoding zinc ribbon domain-containing protein, with protein sequence MAGGAAADWDGDADIGPTSVTGGKFQCTVDLTNGGTADLHVTEVVYSIVWPFDPIMEGQNRWIEKVTIFQGEQVITPGGSHLFVGQVSADGSGGFRSEVLVTAYAEGEPPSVRVFTGDIAMAESAPADPVPLMAGILVASLAFMGMIIYYYVKNDIPLHMPLLWARPHARIKVVRNCPSCEREIPNDSKLCPYCGRKL
- the iorA gene encoding indolepyruvate ferredoxin oxidoreductase subunit alpha; the encoded protein is MRKVDRLDKLLAEGGRLLLLGNEAIARGLIEAGAGLAATYPGTPSSEVGGVLDDIAKDAGMYFEYSVNEKVAMEVAGAAAVSGVRSFVFMKHVGLNVASDAFMSLSYTGVRAGMVVMTADDPSCHSSQNEQDNRFYAKLGLVPMLEPSTPAECKDMVMEAFRVSEALGTPVLLRTTTRVNHARGAVELGTPALGKRKSVFEKDPRRFVTVPANARLGRVEQLKRMEKALEMAEASPLNFVDGSSDIGVIASGVAYTYAREWLDGVAVLKLGFSYPVPERMVLDFLRGKKTVVVLEELEPILEDEVRRIAQQSGINVEILGKRTGHLPRAFEYSPDLILALRSVLPVRKEKEPLPMPALKVPSRPPVLCAGCPHRATFYAAKKAVGREGAIYSTDIGCYTLGVQPPMRTADLTLCMGSSVGAANGFSEVTDQKVVGFIGDSTFFHGGIPGLINAVYNKHKFLLVILDNRTTAMTGHQPNPGTGRDYGGIESPPLPIEPLVRACGIQYVKTVDPYDLRTTTEAMKEALAFDGPSVVIAERACPLAMKKGGKLAPTIYEVDQEKCVHCYTCVAKFSCPALSKEGGDVKVDAASCIGCGGCAQVCPKNAIGVVQ
- the iorB gene encoding indolepyruvate ferredoxin oxidoreductase subunit beta; translation: MKYNVQLVGVGGQGVLLASAVLGGAAVAEGLEVAMSEVHGMAQRGGSVLCSVRMGQGVISPLIPAGGADLLLGFEPAETYRHLGTVNRDSCIITNVTPVVPISASIGQDAYPPVDEIIAAMRSVSGNVISIDATAKAIEAGKAIAANSVLIGAMSAVKGFPLSPERMLDSLLQLVPAKARDINVRAFEMGFDEVTRSAKS
- a CDS encoding ATP-NAD kinase family protein is translated as MRVGLVINPIAGMGGAVGLKGTDSPATLDEARRRGASPISQERTAEALRAAGDLEGYEFLTAGGAMGEDVLRTFGADPLVVCRPGPETYDADTREACRALLEAGIDILVFTGGDGTARDVMDAVGESVPVIGIPSGVKMQSGVFANTPRDAGALLRRWRIEDLPSRRTEVMDIDEEQFRGGRISSSLYGYMLPPRSRP